The following DNA comes from Oceanispirochaeta sp..
ACTGTCATTCTTTTGAATATATGCAGCAGAGCTGCACCATGACTCCTGTCAGGGATAAAGATGGTAAACCCGAGAACATCGTGCTTTCAGTACAGGATGTCTCTGAAAGTGTATACCTGGAGAAAAATTTGAAGATGATGGCCTGGAAGGACAGCTTGACAGGCTTATACAACAGGCGATTTCTGGACAGCCGGATGGAGGATGAGTATCAACGCTTTGTCAGAAGTGCCAATATTTTCTGCTTTTTGATGATAGATATTGATAATTTTAAGAGAGTGAATGACAGTTTCGGTCATCAATTCGGCGACAAGGTACTCAAAGAAATTGCCCTATGCTGTTCTTCTACAGTCCGGAGCAGCGATATAGTGGCCCGTTATGGAGGAGAAGAGTTCGCCATTGCCCTGATGGATTCCAATGAAACCGGGGCCCTGTCCTTTGCCGAAAGGTTGAGAAAAAAAATTGAAGAAACAATCATTACAAATGAAGAATCAGCAGATATTCATGTGACTGTGAGCATCGGCGTGTCAACTTCAAATGGATCTTTCTCTAACTACGAAGAGATTATAGGCGGAGCCGATAAAGCCCTTTACGCCTCAAAGAGAAATGGAAAAAACTGCGTGACCCTTTTTAACCCCGTTCTTCACAAGGAGAGAACCATCAAATAATCTTTTTAAAGATGGGGCGCGCAGGCCCAGGCTGTCATTGACTGAACCGTTCCGATATTCACCGTATAATGGGGCTCTCCCTGGGGAATGAGTATGCAGTCGCCTTTCTGCAGCTCATGGACTTCATTCCGACCGGTCAGGTGGACTGCGATACGGCCTTCGATGACAAAACAGGTCTCATCAGCTTCTTTATGACCCTTATCCAGA
Coding sequences within:
- a CDS encoding sensor domain-containing diguanylate cyclase, which produces MDVNNQVLDVLNLGIIILDSQYKVLFWNRWMEIHSGKNKQDIEGTMLFNHYPQLSTLSFTRGCKSVLKFGNYVYFSQKLHNYLFPFNAGGVYCHSFEYMQQSCTMTPVRDKDGKPENIVLSVQDVSESVYLEKNLKMMAWKDSLTGLYNRRFLDSRMEDEYQRFVRSANIFCFLMIDIDNFKRVNDSFGHQFGDKVLKEIALCCSSTVRSSDIVARYGGEEFAIALMDSNETGALSFAERLRKKIEETIITNEESADIHVTVSIGVSTSNGSFSNYEEIIGGADKALYASKRNGKNCVTLFNPVLHKERTIK
- a CDS encoding cupin domain-containing protein, which encodes METNVVRYNETRNLLEGDEFTKVYFHTDKLIFATSTLLPGQKACLDKGHKEADETCFVIEGRIAVHLTGRNEVHELQKGDCILIPQGEPHYTVNIGTVQSMTAWACAPHL